The Neoarius graeffei isolate fNeoGra1 chromosome 1, fNeoGra1.pri, whole genome shotgun sequence region gctccccgggcgctctggtgtggctgcccactgctctgggtgtgtgcgtgcgtgtgtgtgttcactgcttcagatgggttaaatgcagaggatgaatttcactgtgcttgaagtgtgcatgtgacaaataaaggtttcttcttctcttctgttGTCAATACAAGATCCTGGCAAAAAAAATGAATGCAACTCTGGACAGAAATAAATGCTGTGACGTTGCATAAGGTTGCTGAAACGATGCCATGGTGAATGAACACTAAACACGTTTCCAACAAAATATTAGCGTGTGACCTTttattttggccaggcagtgtcttTACACTAGATAATGACACTAATTCCTTCAATGAATTTGGAACAATTTAGTCAAAGACACATAGTTTAATCCTTTTTTCCTGAAGATGGGTCAGCCTCTTCTGATAACAATTGAAGTTAAAGGGGCcaactcacccttcccagaatccaatttgttgtttttgttttgaaagcgtGTGATCACTACCTGCTAGCTCTCCATGCAGTaaaacctctgcaaattcactgttaatgATACCTTTGAACCCCATCttgaactttttcttcatctactGTATGTGCCAGACATGGAAGCTGGAAACTTTGAACAAAATATGCCgcgtttttttctttccttcgtagccacacacacacacacacacacacacacacacacgacagccaGTTCGGGTCAATTACAATGGAATAACTGAACGAAAATGGAATGGCTCAGTCGAAGGAATTTAAAATATAAATACTTGGacaaatatcttcaatttcacgtGACGATTTAAGACCCAAGATGTTGCCGGATTGATTTTGGGATACTGCTTGCAAAAAAAATGGAGACTCACTACTTGGTGTAGAGGATTCTGGGAAAGGTGAGGCAGACCCTTTAATGTACTGGTTGGCATCTCGgtacaaacattttccttttGCTTATATTATTTTAAAATTACATTTTTGTAGCCAAGGAAGACTGTCAAACACACTATTCTGCAATCACACGAGAGTGGTTTCTTCGTGGTTTCCATCACCACTGTGTGAACATTTCATTCTTGGTCAATGCAGCCATTCCTACAGCCATCGCTGCTTAAAGATCTTATTACCTTCTACAGAAACCATACCTTTGGCTCGGCTCATTCGACGACGTTGGGGTGTCTTCTGAACTGTTTATATTGTAGTGCTGAATTCTGGTAGTGTCTCGTTCTTTTGGAGGCAGGGCCACAGGTTTGAAAGCTCGGTTATTTAAGGCAGGGTTTAGAGGAGTTTGGTGACTTTCTCCATCATCCCTTGGTGGAAGGCTGTAGGACCGCTGACGAGTCATTTCCAAGTCAGTAGATGCACAGGATGTTTGCGTTTGGAGCTGGGAAGAAGAGGCAGGTTGGGAAGAGAAGAGATTGTGGTGAGATGCCCTTCTCTTATGGAACTGCTCCCATTTTGGGGGGGGTGGCCGAGGAGGAGGAGGCCCTTTCTTTTTTGGCTCAACTACCGATACAACATTCTCATCCAGTTCCCTGATAACGGACGAAGACATTCTGCTATTATCGGTAGTCGTTGCATCATGGCTACGAAGACACTTGTTCTCCAAgcggatgtcattttcagacatGGTGCGGTTTGTAAGAGTTGACATGATGGGTTGGTTCTCACTGTTGCAATCGTGTAGTCTGTTGTTCCACTGACACTGAAATCGCCGACCCACAGTAACCTCTCCTGGTTTTGAATCTCGTCTACACTGAGCATAGTCCCTGAAGACCAAGAAAATGAGTTATGATGAATAGTTTAACCTTTACTGCAGAATGTTGCACAATGCATGAAACCCTTGGACAGCTGTCAAAGAATGCACAATTTAATAGACAGTTTCCAAGTCACAATGCCAAGTGCAAATTATATAAAACACAAGTGAAAAAGACAACACTGCTCAGGCCACCAATGGATGAATTCAAATACAGGAAGCGAACATACCTTTCAGTCAGGCTAAACTTCCTCCTTAGTTTTGTTTGTTCCGACTCATGGACAGGAAAAGTCTGTGGAAGACATTTGACAAATGATTCAAAACAGGAACATGTTTGGATGCTATAATTTCCTGATACTTGAGGCACAAGAGAAACCCAGTAGAAAGCTTTTCTGCAAAATGTAATTGATTAGCTGCAGACCACGAGTTAAaaagactttaaaaaaaattctctctctctcgtgcatctgtcttcctctccatctctctctgggTGTGTGCCTatctttctccatctctctctctgtccatctctatctctgtccatctccgtctctctctctgtgtgtgtgagacaccatCATACATACAGTAATTGTTCTTTTTgtctcaatctcatctcattatctctagccgctttatcctgttctacagggtcgcaggcaagctggagcctatcccagctgactacgggcgaaaggcggggtacaccctggacaagtcgccagatcatcacagggctgacacatagacacagacaaccattcacactcacattcacacctacggtcaatttagagtcaccagttaacctaacctgcatgtctttggactgtgggggaaaccggagcacccggaggaaacccacgcggacacggggagaacatgcaaactccgcacagaaaggccctcgccggccccggggctcgaacccggaccttcttgctgtgaggcgacagcgctaaccactacaccaccgtgccgccttgtctcATAATAATTTTATAAAAAATTGAAAATAGTTACCCACTCAGTGTGACCGCAAATTTCCAGACATACATTTTAACATGAAGGTGGAACTGTGGGTTCATTACCAAACAAGAGGCCACTTTTATTTATACAAGGGTGGCAGATTCAGAGAGATACACAATATGTGCTTAAATCTCTTTTTAACATATGTTCCTGTAGATACTCGGCTGGAACAACAATTCTCAAGGCATAAATCTTGTCCAATATTGTTGTTGGCTGGCAGCTAAGGTCCTAAAGCAAGTGGCTATTTTCCAACACTTTGGACTCAATAAATCATAGTCTGCTCTGCTCCATATAAATTACAAGGACTGTTACATATCTCTGGTTTATGCTGCAATGTGTCAACATTAAATGTGTCTAAGTGACAACCTCACCTCTGTTGGAGTGCAGCTCCTGGCCTTGTATCCAGGGTGCAGACAGTAGTGATCAGATTGATATTGCTGGCTAGTTACAGGTCGGAAGGCTGAGCACGGCTTATGGAGGTCAGGTTTGGCTTTGTTATGCAAATGATCAGTGTGTGAATTAAGCAGGGTTAGAATCTGGGCTGCAAGTGGTTGTTTGAGGCTATCATAAGGCAAAGGTGGTAGCACTGCAGTACTGTTGAGGTCATGTCCTGCATAAAAGTGATCTTTACTGGGTTCCCAGTCTCTCTCCATCTGTTGCATTCTTTGTCGTTCTCTTTCAGTTTCCTTTCctactctttctctctccctctcctgctCCTTTTCCCATGCCTGTAGTCTCGCCTGTTCTTTACGCATCTCTTGTTCCCGTTCATTTTCCCTCCGTTTTTcattctccctctctttctcccattctctcgccagtgtattttctctctcttgctgCACTCTCTTTCTAGTGTCAAACGAACTGACTGAGGTTTCATCATTAATTCCACCCTGGTAAGAGAATCTCCTGCGTCCAAGATCAGGGACTGATTCAAGGGGTTCAGAAATTGGATCTTTCTTTCTCCCGTGCTTCTCTGGCCTCTGACGGTGGCTTGTAAGGCCTGCCAGGTTGGTCACAGACTGGCTCAGGTTTCTGCTAGTCTCCTCAAAGAACTTCCTGCGGTCTGCAAAAGGTGGGATTTCACAATCATCGGCTCGGGTAGAGCGCCCACCTGAAGAACTCGCTCTTCCCCTTGCTGTTCCAAGGTTCCAAGAAGGTGCTGTTCCTTCACCATTCTTCTTTGTTTCAGGCAGTTTTATTTCAGGTTGTAGTTTGTGCTCAGGTGTCCAGCGCCAGCGTCTGGCTTTACCTGGTGGTGCCAACTCTTCGACCACACGCACGCATACAGGTCTGTTTACCTCAGCTGCCTGGATTCCACCCTGTGAAAAATGGGTATCTTCATTCCTGCTCCCTGAATGCTCTACAGAATTTGTTCCACAGCATCTGCTGGGAAATGTTGAGTTTGAGGCAACTGTTCTGGCCTGAGATGGAGCAAAATTCTTGACGCTGTTGTGTTGACTAGTCTGTGTTTGGGGCTTgtgttgatggatggatggcaacTTGGATGGGGATTTTTCTTCCATGTCCTCTTCCTCTAAAGTCTCGTCATCACATAGCAGATCACTTGAGCCTTTGCTCTTTTgtagctgagccttcttaatctgGATCTCATTGCGAAGATTTGTGGCAAAACGTTCACTTCGACGGCGAGACTTAGATGAACGAAATTGACGCTTTTGAGGAGGCTTTGAAATTTTAGCATCATCTCCCTTGCCTTCTCCTTGTTCCTGGTTCTCAAGTAGTGTGTCCATGCTGGATGCAGCACTAATGGCCTCAAAACCTCTCTCCTGAAGTTGAGAGTCTATGCAGGGTCCAGACCTAGGAAATCCATTTCCCATAGGTTCACCTGGAACACTGACAGATCTTTCCCAAGTATGCTGAACAGGAGCAAGTCTTTGGCCTGAATCAAACGGTTCTCCCTCCTCCCTGTGTGGAGATTCCTCTAGCTCTGAAGTAGTCAGTGACCCTGGTGTGGAGCACCTGCTTCCTCCCCATTTACCCTGAGCTACAGCTGGACCGTCTTCACTTAGTTCCTCTCTGGGGTGCAGAGGTTTAGACCACAGGCTAGAAGGGGACATGGAATGTGCACTATTGTCACTGGAGAGCTCGATCATGTGTAACTGAGAGACGAGTAACTTTTCAGGAGCACTATGTCTGTGCATCCTAGGCTGGTGATTGTTACCCAAATGATTGAGTTGACTATCAAGACTCTCTGCTGTTGGAGGACTGGGCCTGGTTGAATACTTCTCTAAGGGCTGGAAGTGGCTGTTCTTTTGGCGTCCCTCTGTTGAGCTGACTTGGTTATTGATAAACGATTCTTTTTGAGAATTTATGGTGTAATAAGGTTCTGCTTTGTTTCCCTTCAAGTCTTGGTCATTTTCTTGACCATTCAAACACACGCTCCCATTCAATGCCTTGCTGATGTGAGGAGGGTCTTCAATAGTGCAGCAAGTCAAACTTGAAACACCAACAGGAGCAGAGACGCAACGTTTATTCAACACCTCTGGCAGGCCTCTAGTAGCCCTAAAACTATCCTTTCTCATGGGAGGCTGTGGAGGTCCAGACTTGTCTTCTTCATAGCTATAGGATGATGGACGTACTTTAGTTCCAGGCCTATGAGGCAGAGACCTAGATTTGAGAATCCCCTCCTCGCAGTGCAGTTCTCCTGGGCCACTAGCCACAGAATGTGGATGTCCCTCTGTAAACCTGCAGGAGGGGCCAAAGCCCTGCAGCAGACTGTCCATAGAGCTGTTTTCCTCAGGGCGCAGAGATACCGTGTAGTCGGATGTATTTGAGCTTGCAGAGAAAGAGCTATAAGCCGAGTCGCGTTTATTATTAAAGATAGCAGGGTCAATGGGAGAGAGCTGACTGTCGTAGTAACCCTGATTTGGAGGGTTTTCCAGACTCTCCATACTCCCCACAGAGCTGCTGCGGTCTGTGCTGTAATGCCGGGAGAGGTGGCCCAATGGCATGGACAGCTCACTAGACAGAAAGGTAGAGAGAAAAAGAAATTACTACAATTAGTATTTCACAAATCATAAAATGACAAAAAACATGCCATTATatacatgtacagtaccagtcaaaaagtttttacacccctactcattcctaGGTTTTTCTGTATGTTGACTAGTTTCtatgttgtagaacaatactgaagacatcaaagctatgaaataacatggaacatgtatagaatgtttttttttaagtatctatcattttagattcttcaaagtagccaccatttaccttgatgctttgtgtacactattggcgttatcttaaccagcttcatgaggtagtcacctggaatgcttttcaattaacaggtatgcctcgacaaaagttaattag contains the following coding sequences:
- the shroom4 gene encoding protein Shroom4 isoform X2, producing the protein MQLHPTPFSVPWHSGGDCELSMPLGHLSRHYSTDRSSSVGSMESLENPPNQGYYDSQLSPIDPAIFNNKRDSAYSSFSASSNTSDYTVSLRPEENSSMDSLLQGFGPSCRFTEGHPHSVASGPGELHCEEGILKSRSLPHRPGTKVRPSSYSYEEDKSGPPQPPMRKDSFRATRGLPEVLNKRCVSAPVGVSSLTCCTIEDPPHISKALNGSVCLNGQENDQDLKGNKAEPYYTINSQKESFINNQVSSTEGRQKNSHFQPLEKYSTRPSPPTAESLDSQLNHLGNNHQPRMHRHSAPEKLLVSQLHMIELSSDNSAHSMSPSSLWSKPLHPREELSEDGPAVAQGKWGGSRCSTPGSLTTSELEESPHREEGEPFDSGQRLAPVQHTWERSVSVPGEPMGNGFPRSGPCIDSQLQERGFEAISAASSMDTLLENQEQGEGKGDDAKISKPPQKRQFRSSKSRRRSERFATNLRNEIQIKKAQLQKSKGSSDLLCDDETLEEEDMEEKSPSKLPSIHQHKPQTQTSQHNSVKNFAPSQARTVASNSTFPSRCCGTNSVEHSGSRNEDTHFSQGGIQAAEVNRPVCVRVVEELAPPGKARRWRWTPEHKLQPEIKLPETKKNGEGTAPSWNLGTARGRASSSGGRSTRADDCEIPPFADRRKFFEETSRNLSQSVTNLAGLTSHRQRPEKHGRKKDPISEPLESVPDLGRRRFSYQGGINDETSVSSFDTRKRVQQERENTLAREWEKERENEKRRENEREQEMRKEQARLQAWEKEQERERERVGKETERERQRMQQMERDWEPSKDHFYAGHDLNSTAVLPPLPYDSLKQPLAAQILTLLNSHTDHLHNKAKPDLHKPCSAFRPVTSQQYQSDHYCLHPGYKARSCTPTETFPVHESEQTKLRRKFSLTERDYAQCRRDSKPGEVTVGRRFQCQWNNRLHDCNSENQPIMSTLTNRTMSENDIRLENKCLRSHDATTTDNSRMSSSVIRELDENVVSVVEPKKKGPPPPRPPPPKWEQFHKRRASHHNLFSSQPASSSQLQTQTSCASTDLEMTRQRSYSLPPRDDGESHQTPLNPALNNRAFKPVALPPKERDTTRIQHYNINSSEDTPTSSNEPSQRLSERSLAQPSDQYRPAVLKPVMYKHRAEWDLTSPHNYTASNNVSKSPVPTLENGSCTGPVYPESYFTMNYNHQQHLQNEPQQICMPGTAIKTLELSTQSLPPSEDQALPYETDIDEFRENEGTAMEQQRQAEDRTEMQCFAHPVTVLETDIDTVTDEEGSSLGMRRGQRASIVDSLLEEDCGRAGKELMGELFPHYPGSGAEGWRGGNIMSGDMVERSSRQSPLVPQGSTSTSYRAPTNKAQLLNKMPNFSEIKEEDEELNYKRQLMESLRKKLGVLREAQRGLQEDIRANTQLGEEVESLVLAVCKPNEVDKFRMFIGDLDKVTSLLLSLSGRLLRVESALECLDPESGHRERLPLLDKKKQLLAQLAEAQELKEHVDRREEAVGRVLGRCLTPEQLRDYSHFVKMKAALLVEQRQLDDKIRLGEEQLRGLKESLGLGFGPY
- the shroom4 gene encoding protein Shroom4 isoform X1 — protein: METVEQLVTFNHIHVELSGGAPWGFTLKGGLEHGEPLIITKIEEGGKAAECKKLRVGDELVNINGSALYGSRQEALILIKGSYRILKIIVRRRTVPLIHPHSWHLVKVSEAPSVPGPAGSSDGPLAMQLHPTPFSVPWHSGGDCELSMPLGHLSRHYSTDRSSSVGSMESLENPPNQGYYDSQLSPIDPAIFNNKRDSAYSSFSASSNTSDYTVSLRPEENSSMDSLLQGFGPSCRFTEGHPHSVASGPGELHCEEGILKSRSLPHRPGTKVRPSSYSYEEDKSGPPQPPMRKDSFRATRGLPEVLNKRCVSAPVGVSSLTCCTIEDPPHISKALNGSVCLNGQENDQDLKGNKAEPYYTINSQKESFINNQVSSTEGRQKNSHFQPLEKYSTRPSPPTAESLDSQLNHLGNNHQPRMHRHSAPEKLLVSQLHMIELSSDNSAHSMSPSSLWSKPLHPREELSEDGPAVAQGKWGGSRCSTPGSLTTSELEESPHREEGEPFDSGQRLAPVQHTWERSVSVPGEPMGNGFPRSGPCIDSQLQERGFEAISAASSMDTLLENQEQGEGKGDDAKISKPPQKRQFRSSKSRRRSERFATNLRNEIQIKKAQLQKSKGSSDLLCDDETLEEEDMEEKSPSKLPSIHQHKPQTQTSQHNSVKNFAPSQARTVASNSTFPSRCCGTNSVEHSGSRNEDTHFSQGGIQAAEVNRPVCVRVVEELAPPGKARRWRWTPEHKLQPEIKLPETKKNGEGTAPSWNLGTARGRASSSGGRSTRADDCEIPPFADRRKFFEETSRNLSQSVTNLAGLTSHRQRPEKHGRKKDPISEPLESVPDLGRRRFSYQGGINDETSVSSFDTRKRVQQERENTLAREWEKERENEKRRENEREQEMRKEQARLQAWEKEQERERERVGKETERERQRMQQMERDWEPSKDHFYAGHDLNSTAVLPPLPYDSLKQPLAAQILTLLNSHTDHLHNKAKPDLHKPCSAFRPVTSQQYQSDHYCLHPGYKARSCTPTETFPVHESEQTKLRRKFSLTERDYAQCRRDSKPGEVTVGRRFQCQWNNRLHDCNSENQPIMSTLTNRTMSENDIRLENKCLRSHDATTTDNSRMSSSVIRELDENVVSVVEPKKKGPPPPRPPPPKWEQFHKRRASHHNLFSSQPASSSQLQTQTSCASTDLEMTRQRSYSLPPRDDGESHQTPLNPALNNRAFKPVALPPKERDTTRIQHYNINSSEDTPTSSNEPSQRLSERSLAQPSDQYRPAVLKPVMYKHRAEWDLTSPHNYTASNNVSKSPVPTLENGSCTGPVYPESYFTMNYNHQQHLQNEPQQICMPGTAIKTLELSTQSLPPSEDQALPYETDIDEFRENEGTAMEQQRQAEDRTEMQCFAHPVTVLETDIDTVTDEEGSSLGMRRGQRASIVDSLLEEDCGRAGKELMGELFPHYPGSGAEGWRGGNIMSGDMVERSSRQSPLVPQGSTSTSYRAPTNKAQLLNKMPNFSEIKEEDEELNYKRQLMESLRKKLGVLREAQRGLQEDIRANTQLGEEVESLVLAVCKPNEVDKFRMFIGDLDKVTSLLLSLSGRLLRVESALECLDPESGHRERLPLLDKKKQLLAQLAEAQELKEHVDRREEAVGRVLGRCLTPEQLRDYSHFVKMKAALLVEQRQLDDKIRLGEEQLRGLKESLGLGFGPY